Proteins encoded by one window of Sediminicoccus rosea:
- the rpsL gene encoding 30S ribosomal protein S12 yields the protein MPTINQLIAQGREPRRSQNKVPALEGCPQKRGVCTRVYTTTPKKPNSALRKVAKVRLTNGFEVVSYIPGEGHNLQEHSVVLIRGGRVKDLPGVRYHILRGVLDTQGLPKRRKRRSLYGAKRPK from the coding sequence ATGCCGACGATCAACCAGCTCATCGCGCAAGGGCGCGAGCCGCGCCGCAGCCAGAACAAGGTTCCGGCTCTCGAAGGCTGCCCGCAGAAGCGCGGCGTGTGCACGCGCGTCTACACGACCACGCCGAAGAAGCCGAACTCGGCGCTTCGTAAGGTCGCGAAGGTGCGCCTCACCAATGGCTTCGAAGTGGTGAGCTACATCCCTGGCGAGGGGCACAACCTGCAGGAGCACTCGGTGGTGCTCATCCGTGGCGGCCGCGTGAAGGACCTTCCGGGCGTGCGCTACCACATCCTGCGCGGCGTGCTCGACACGCAGGGCCTGCCGAAGCGGCGCAAGCGGCGCTCGCTCTACGGCGCCAAGCGGCCGAAGTGA
- the rpoC gene encoding DNA-directed RNA polymerase subunit beta' produces the protein MNELMKILGQTGQAMTFDQIKISMASPEQIRSWSYGEIKKPETINYRTFKPERDGLFCARIFGPIKDYECLCGKYKRMKFRGIVCEKCGVEVTLAKVRRERMGHIELAAPVAHIWFLKSLPSRVGLMVDMSLKELEKVLYFESYVVLEPGLTDLKLHQLLTEDQFVTKQDEFGEDAFRVGIGAEAVKEILHGMDMGKDATRLRAELKETTSEAKRKKLVKRLKLIEAFSESGARPEWMILDVVPVIPPELRPLVPLDGGRFATSDLNDLYRRVINRNNRLKRLIELRAPDIIVRNEKRMLQESVDALFDNGRRGRAITGANKRPLKSLSDMLKGKQGRFRQNLLGKRVDYSGRSVIVVGPELKLHQCGLPKKMALELFKPFIYSKLEKYGHASTIKQAKRMVEKERPEVWDILEEVIREHPVLLNRAPTLHRLGIQAFEPVLVEGKAIQLHPLVCTAFNADFDGDQMAVHVPLSLEAQLEARVLMMSTNNILSPANGKPIIVPSQDIVLGLYYLSLDTPEFRVAEDDKAPLIGDIGEIEHALEVKALTIHTKIRTRRATVDPDGKPIVERVVTTPGRMLMGALLPKHPQLPFSLINRLLTKKSISDVIDAVYRHCGQKESVIFADRLMGLGFKHAAKAGISFGKNDMMIPAEKEGFIASTKAEVKEFEQQYLDGLITSGERYNKVVDAWSRCTDEVAKAMMAEIQKQEIGKPTNSVWMMSHSGARGSPAQMRQLAGMRGLMAKPSGEIIEQPIISNFKEGLTVLEYFNSTHGARKGLADTALKTANSGYLTRRLVDVAQDCIIMEDDCGTERGLNVRAIMDGGDVVSSLSERILGRTTQEDVLDPATGEVIIAKNMLVEEADAERIEKAGVEAVKIRSVLTCDSLQGVCGKCYGRDLARGTPVNMGEAVGVIAAQSIGEPGTQLTMRTFHIGGAAQRGAEQSAVEATVESTAKLHNLSLVTNSSGAPIVMSRNCEVGLIDANGRERARFRVPYGAKMLVTDGTKVERGQKLAEWDPFTLPIITEREGKVEYQDLIEGVTLVERTDDVTGLTSKVVVDYKASAKSADLRPRIVMKDARGEVMKLPNGAEARYFLSPDTVLSVDNGATVEAGDVVARMPRESSKTRDITGGLPRVAELFEARRPKDAAIISDIDGRVEFGKDYKAKRRVIVKSEPMGDEPPIEREYLVPKGKHVSVQEGDYVKAGDPLVDGPRVPHDILRVLGVEALANYLVNEIQDVYRLQGVKINDKHIEVIVRQMLQKVEILEPGDTTYLIGEQVDRFEFDAENEKRLKLGERPARAEPVLQGITKASLQTQSFISAASFQETTRVLTEAATAGKVDSLGGLKENVIVGRLIPAGTGSVMNRLKVLAARRDSGRLPATPALAEPDTSPAAAE, from the coding sequence ATGAACGAGTTGATGAAGATCCTGGGCCAGACGGGCCAGGCGATGACCTTCGACCAGATCAAGATCTCCATGGCGTCGCCGGAGCAGATCCGCTCCTGGTCCTATGGCGAGATCAAGAAGCCGGAGACCATCAACTACCGCACCTTCAAGCCGGAGCGGGACGGCCTGTTCTGCGCCCGCATCTTCGGCCCGATCAAGGACTACGAGTGCCTGTGCGGCAAGTACAAGCGGATGAAGTTCCGCGGCATCGTCTGCGAGAAGTGCGGCGTGGAAGTGACGCTTGCCAAGGTCCGGCGCGAGCGCATGGGCCATATCGAGCTGGCCGCGCCCGTGGCCCACATCTGGTTCCTGAAGAGCCTGCCGAGCCGCGTCGGCCTCATGGTCGATATGAGCCTGAAGGAGCTGGAGAAGGTCCTCTACTTCGAGAGCTATGTGGTGCTGGAGCCGGGTCTGACGGACCTGAAGCTGCACCAGCTGCTGACCGAGGACCAGTTCGTCACCAAGCAGGATGAGTTCGGCGAGGACGCCTTCCGCGTCGGCATCGGCGCCGAGGCCGTCAAGGAAATCCTGCATGGGATGGACATGGGCAAGGACGCCACGCGTCTGCGCGCCGAGCTGAAGGAGACGACCTCCGAGGCCAAGCGCAAGAAGCTGGTGAAGCGCCTGAAGCTGATCGAGGCCTTCTCGGAGTCGGGCGCGCGTCCGGAGTGGATGATCCTCGACGTCGTGCCGGTGATCCCGCCCGAGCTGCGCCCGCTGGTGCCGCTGGATGGTGGCCGCTTCGCGACCTCCGACCTGAATGACCTGTATCGCCGCGTCATCAACCGCAACAACCGCCTGAAGCGCCTGATCGAGCTGCGCGCGCCGGACATCATCGTGCGCAACGAGAAGCGCATGCTGCAGGAATCGGTGGATGCGCTGTTCGACAACGGCCGTCGCGGCCGTGCGATCACGGGTGCGAACAAGCGCCCGCTCAAGTCGCTCTCCGACATGCTGAAGGGCAAGCAGGGCCGCTTCCGCCAGAACCTGCTCGGCAAGCGCGTGGACTACTCGGGCCGTTCGGTCATCGTGGTGGGTCCGGAGCTGAAGCTGCACCAGTGCGGCCTGCCGAAGAAGATGGCGCTGGAGCTGTTCAAGCCCTTCATCTACTCGAAGCTCGAGAAGTACGGCCACGCCTCCACCATCAAGCAGGCCAAGCGCATGGTGGAAAAGGAGCGTCCCGAGGTGTGGGACATCCTGGAGGAGGTGATCCGCGAACACCCGGTTCTGCTGAACCGCGCGCCGACGCTGCACCGCCTGGGCATCCAGGCCTTCGAGCCCGTGCTGGTCGAGGGCAAGGCGATCCAGCTGCATCCGCTGGTCTGCACCGCCTTCAACGCCGACTTCGACGGCGACCAGATGGCCGTGCACGTCCCGCTGTCGCTTGAGGCACAGCTGGAAGCGCGCGTGCTGATGATGTCCACCAACAACATCCTCAGCCCCGCCAACGGCAAGCCCATCATCGTGCCGAGCCAGGACATCGTGCTCGGCCTCTATTATCTCAGCCTGGACACGCCCGAGTTCCGCGTGGCCGAGGACGACAAGGCGCCGCTGATCGGCGACATCGGGGAGATCGAGCACGCCCTCGAAGTGAAGGCGCTGACGATCCACACCAAGATCCGCACCCGCCGCGCCACGGTGGACCCGGACGGCAAGCCGATCGTCGAGCGCGTGGTGACCACGCCGGGCCGCATGCTGATGGGCGCGCTGCTGCCCAAGCACCCGCAGCTGCCCTTCTCGCTGATCAACCGCCTGCTGACGAAGAAGTCCATTTCGGACGTGATCGACGCCGTGTACCGCCATTGCGGCCAGAAGGAATCGGTGATCTTCGCCGACCGCCTGATGGGCCTCGGCTTCAAGCACGCGGCGAAGGCTGGCATCTCCTTCGGCAAGAACGACATGATGATCCCGGCCGAGAAGGAGGGCTTCATCGCCTCCACCAAGGCCGAGGTGAAGGAGTTCGAGCAGCAGTACCTGGACGGCCTGATCACCTCGGGCGAGCGCTACAACAAGGTGGTGGACGCCTGGTCGCGCTGCACGGACGAGGTGGCGAAGGCCATGATGGCCGAGATCCAGAAGCAGGAAATCGGCAAGCCGACCAACTCCGTCTGGATGATGTCGCACTCCGGCGCGCGTGGATCGCCCGCGCAGATGCGCCAGCTGGCCGGCATGCGCGGACTCATGGCGAAGCCCTCCGGCGAGATCATCGAGCAGCCGATCATCTCGAACTTCAAGGAAGGCCTCACCGTGCTGGAGTACTTCAACTCCACCCACGGCGCGCGCAAGGGCCTGGCCGACACCGCGCTGAAGACGGCGAACTCCGGCTACCTGACGCGCCGTCTCGTGGACGTGGCGCAGGACTGCATCATCATGGAGGATGATTGCGGCACCGAGCGTGGCCTCAACGTGCGCGCCATCATGGATGGCGGTGACGTGGTCTCCTCGCTGAGCGAGCGGATCCTCGGCCGCACCACGCAGGAAGATGTGCTGGACCCGGCGACGGGCGAGGTCATCATCGCGAAGAACATGCTGGTCGAGGAAGCCGATGCTGAGCGCATCGAGAAGGCCGGCGTCGAGGCGGTGAAGATCCGCTCGGTGCTGACCTGCGACTCGCTCCAGGGCGTCTGCGGCAAGTGCTACGGGCGTGATCTCGCGCGCGGCACGCCGGTGAACATGGGCGAGGCGGTGGGCGTCATCGCCGCGCAGTCCATCGGCGAGCCGGGCACGCAGCTCACCATGCGCACCTTCCACATCGGCGGTGCGGCGCAGCGTGGCGCCGAGCAGTCGGCAGTGGAGGCGACGGTCGAGTCGACGGCCAAGCTGCACAACCTCTCGCTGGTGACCAACTCCTCGGGCGCGCCCATCGTGATGAGCCGCAACTGCGAGGTGGGCCTGATCGACGCCAATGGCCGTGAGCGCGCGCGCTTCCGGGTGCCCTATGGCGCGAAGATGCTGGTGACCGACGGCACGAAGGTCGAGCGCGGCCAGAAGCTGGCCGAGTGGGACCCCTTCACCCTGCCGATCATCACCGAGCGCGAGGGCAAGGTCGAATACCAGGACCTGATCGAGGGCGTGACGCTGGTGGAGCGCACGGACGACGTGACGGGCCTGACCTCCAAGGTGGTGGTGGACTACAAGGCCTCCGCCAAGTCGGCCGATCTTCGCCCGCGCATCGTGATGAAGGATGCCCGCGGCGAGGTGATGAAGCTGCCGAACGGCGCCGAGGCCCGCTACTTCCTCAGCCCCGACACGGTGCTGAGCGTGGACAATGGCGCGACCGTGGAAGCGGGCGACGTGGTGGCCCGCATGCCGCGCGAATCGTCGAAGACGCGTGACATCACCGGCGGTCTGCCCCGCGTGGCCGAGCTGTTCGAGGCCCGCCGCCCGAAGGATGCCGCGATCATCAGCGACATCGACGGGCGCGTGGAGTTCGGCAAGGACTACAAGGCCAAGCGCCGCGTGATCGTGAAGAGCGAGCCGATGGGCGATGAGCCGCCGATCGAGCGCGAATACCTGGTGCCGAAGGGCAAGCACGTCTCGGTGCAGGAAGGCGACTACGTGAAGGCCGGCGACCCGCTGGTGGACGGCCCCCGCGTGCCGCACGACATCCTGCGCGTGTTGGGTGTGGAAGCGCTCGCCAACTACCTGGTGAACGAGATCCAGGACGTCTACCGACTGCAGGGCGTGAAGATCAACGACAAGCACATCGAGGTGATCGTTCGCCAGATGCTGCAGAAGGTCGAGATCCTCGAGCCGGGCGACACGACCTATCTGATCGGCGAGCAGGTGGACCGCTTCGAGTTCGATGCGGAGAACGAGAAGCGCCTGAAGCTGGGCGAGCGCCCGGCCCGGGCGGAGCCGGTGCTGCAGGGCATCACCAAGGCCTCGCTGCAGACGCAGAGCTTCATCTCGGCGGCCTCCTTCCAGGAGACGACCCGTGTGCTCACCGAGGCGGCGACTGCCGGCAAGGTGGACAGCCTGGGCGGCCTGAAGGAGAACGTGATCGTGGGCCGCCTGATCCCGGCGGGAACGGGCTCCGTGATGAACCGACTGAAGGTGTTGGCCGCGCGCCGGGACAGCGGGCGCCTGCCCGCCACGCCCGCGCTGGCCGAGCCGGATACGAGCCCCGCGGCCGCCGAATAG
- the rpsG gene encoding 30S ribosomal protein S7, protein MSRRHRAEKREVLPDPKFGDVVLSRFMNVLMYDGKKSAAEGIVYAAMDTLKRKGGANADPLRLFHEALDNVKPAVEVRSRRVGGATYQVPVEVRPERRQALAIRWLIDAARKRGESTMEERLSAELMDAVNNRGTAVKKREDTHRMAEANKAFSHYRW, encoded by the coding sequence ATGTCACGTCGTCACCGCGCGGAGAAGCGCGAAGTCCTGCCGGACCCGAAGTTCGGCGATGTCGTCCTGAGCCGCTTCATGAATGTGCTCATGTACGACGGCAAGAAGTCCGCGGCCGAGGGCATCGTCTATGCCGCCATGGACACGCTGAAGCGCAAGGGTGGCGCGAATGCCGACCCGCTTCGCCTGTTCCACGAGGCGCTGGACAATGTGAAGCCGGCCGTCGAGGTGCGTTCGCGCCGCGTCGGCGGTGCGACCTACCAGGTGCCCGTCGAGGTGCGTCCCGAGCGGCGCCAGGCGCTGGCCATCCGCTGGCTGATCGACGCCGCCCGCAAGCGCGGCGAGAGCACGATGGAAGAGCGCCTTTCGGCCGAGCTGATGGACGCGGTGAACAACCGCGGCACGGCGGTCAAGAAGCGCGAGGACACGCACCGCATGGCCGAGGCGAACAAGGCCTTCAGCCACTATCGCTGGTAA